One Thalassophryne amazonica chromosome 10, fThaAma1.1, whole genome shotgun sequence genomic region harbors:
- the LOC117518051 gene encoding uncharacterized protein LOC117518051, whose amino-acid sequence MGGDSVQNEEMDQGDDEDWHDNGVDSGGDDEDDDFQHGDGEEGNEPDDNYQGFSLEDGNLPIYPDAPITKSQSLLLIVSYVLRHGLSDSALDDLLSSMNIHCPNSVLTSKYLLYKSVEDSMYEVHYYCMACTAYLGPEKLTRNCTNCGNEFSADISTAEGSFFLRMPVKTQLQRMMKVPEVAAALENRNIDEILRETNINDIVHGKLYKNLLHDGIIGPSDLSLLFNTDGVSIFKSSNFSVWPLFATVNEIPPHMHRKHMIMAGLWFGECKPKMNTFLKPFVDELRDLGADGLHSPLGQTRIFALCLSADAPARALVRNSKQFNGKYGCDWCKQEGTPIPNGNLSSHSYLPIKW is encoded by the exons ATGGGTGGAGACTCAGTACAAAATGAAGAAATGGATCAGGGGGATGATGAGGACTGGCATGACAATGGAGTTGActctggaggagatgatgaagatgatgattttcaGCATGGTGATGGGGAGGAAGGAAATGAACCAGATGATAATTACCAG GGATTCAGCCTTGAAGATGGAAATCTTCCAATTTATCCAGATGCACCCATCACCAAGTCACAGAGTCTACTGCTGATAGTGTCCTATGTCTTGCGGCATGGTCTTTCTGATAGTGCTttggatgatcttctttcttcgaTGAATATACACTGTCCAAACAGTGTTCTTACATCAAAGTATTTGCTGTACAAGAGTGTTGAAGATTCAATGTACGAg GTTCACTATTATTGCATGGCGTGCACTGCATATCTTGGCCCCGAGAAATTGACAAGGAATTGTACAAACTGCGGCAATGAATTCAGTGCAGACATCTCAACTGCAGAGGGTAGTTTTTTTCTCAGGATGCccgtcaaaacacagctgcaaaGAATGATGAAAGTACCAGAAGTGGCAGCTGCCCTTGAAAAtcgaaatattgatgaaatcttgAGAGAAACTAACATAAATGACATTGTTCATGGTAAACTTTATAAAAACCTTCTTCATGATGGCATAATAGGTCCCAGTGACTTGTCATTATTGTTCAATACTGATGGAGTTTCTATTTTTAAATCCTCCAATTTTTCTGTTTGGCCTTTGTTTGCCACAGTAAATGAAATTCCACCACATATGCACAGGAAACATATGATTATGGCAGGCTTGTGGTTTGGAGAATGTAAACCCAAAATGAATACTTTCTTAAAACCATTTGTGGATGAACTTAGAGATTTGGGTGCAGATGGTTTGCACTCACCTCTTGGCCAAACCAGGATTTTTGCTCTTTGCCTGTCAGCGGATGCACCTGCCAGGGCTTTAGTGAGGAATTCCAAACAGTTCAATGGGAAGTATGGATGCGACTGGTGTAAGCAGGAAGGCACACCAATACCAAATGGAAATTTGTCCTCCCATTCGTACTTACCCATAAAATGGTGA